The window ATCGCCTGCAACACCGATGAGCGATGCATCACAACGTTGCAGCTTAGCTGCCGGTGAGACCCACGGGATGTGACACCACACACGTTGCCTTGCAGCTTCGCCCGTCGGTGCACAACACCAGGCATGTTGCATTGCAGCCAGTGGCGGAGCTACCAGCAAAAAGCTGGGCGGCCCAGGTTGCTAAACATGGCGCTAAACTTGAATTGCTGCATGCTGACTAGTCTTTTATGTCTGTGGCCTGAGCAGTAGGCTTAGGTATAAATATTTTCTGGAAAAGTTGGGCGGGCCACGACCTTGTTTGGCCCTAACGTAGCTCCGCCGCTGATTGCAGCTTCCGCTGCCAACGAGGTATGCGAGTCATAGCATGTGTGTTGTATTGCATCTCCACTGTCTGTCATGATCCATGATGCAGCGGACCAAATGCGTCGCATTGGAGCATTCCCCGCTGGCGAGATCCATGGGGTAACAACACCGGATGCCGCCCTCTACATGGTAGAGAAACACATACCTTGCATCACCGCTGATAGAGCCTTCCACAGAGCACACGCAGCGCCTCCTCGAACTCTGTTTCGCAGCATGGAAGCCCCATCCCCAAAACACCGGCTGACAGGCAGCCATCGCTGGCGTCGATGTGATGGCGGTGGGAGCATGCTGTACTTTGGCTCGCAGCAGTGGTGGTTGTTGCCATGGGGAGGGATgcgcagttgtcctcttgatttgAAGCAAGGGTGGTCAGCCATGGAGCAAACCGTCTCTTCCCCTACCCAGAGTGGTGAAAGAGATTGATAGGAAGAGAAAGCGACAAGAAGACGACGAGCGGAATGTAGGAGAGAAAGCTGGGGAGTAGAGCAGTGGGCGGGCCCCACCTGACACATGTCGTGCGTCAGGGAGAAAATCAGCCGGCCGATATATTGAAATAAAATAACTTCAAatgtaggtactccctccgttccaaaataattgaGGTACAATGAAGATCAATAAACTAGGATGGAGGtagtacaactttatactaaagttagtaataAGTTGAGACACGTATTTTGAGACGGAGATTCAGAGCATTAGTCAATCATTGCTGTGCGTTGGCTTGGGTGATTATATATGGCTGTTCGGAACCGGTGGCACGTCCTACAGCTTCTGCACCATTTTCCATGTTTAAGATGCGTACGCTCGTATGTGCAACTTTCCTCATCCTCCACCTCTCGTTTTCCATGCCAGTGATATGTTCCCCCTCCGGTGCCCCGCATTACCAGTCTATTTTTAGCTTTGGCGACTCCTTAGCCGACACCGGCAACGGCCCTGTCATCTTCCCACAGTTCTCCATCTTCAACCCGGTCACACGACCTCCTTATGGGAGCACCTTCTTCGGTCGCCCCAGTGGCCGAGACTGCGATGGCCGGCTCATCATCGACTTCATTGGTACGTAGGTAGAACTAATAGCATAGGCCAGTAGCTAGATTAGTTTCTCCATGCGTTTGTTGTAATTTTTCGATGTTGGGTGTAGCTGAGAACTTGGGCTTGCCATATGTGCCCGCCACCCAAGCTCACAACGGCAGCTTCCATCAAGGAGCAAACTTCGCTGTTGCCGCTGCCACCACTCTGGACGCCAGTTTCTACCACGAGAGGGATATCCCCGGTGCGCCCAGCAAGTTCCCCCTCAACACCAGCTTAGGCGTGCAGCTCGAGTGGTTCGAGTCCATGAAGCCCTCCTTGTGCCGTACAGACCGAGGTAATTTATTCATACACCGGCATCACTATCCAAGTGAACCCTTCATGAGAACTCAAATGATGATGCATGCAGAGTGCAAGGAATTCTTTGGTAGTTCCCTCTTCTTCGTGGGAGAATTCGGCGTCAACGACTATCACTTCTCGTTCCAAAAGAAAACGGTACAGGAAGTCAGGTCCTTGGTTCCAGATATCGTGGCAACCATTTCCATGGCCATCGAGGTAATTCCATCAAGCAATCATGTATAGATGTATCATATGTATGCATATATGTATGCACCAAGCTTGCATGCTAAATAGATTACTGTGACGCGTGATCAACAGAGGCTGATCACCGAGCATGGCGCGCGAAGCCTTGTGGTTCCCGGGGTGATCCCGTCAAGATGCTCACCGCCGATTCTTACCAAGTTCGCCGAGGCCTCACCAGCAGCATACGACTCCAAAACTGGTTGTCTGAAAGCTTACAACGAGCTGGGGATGCACCACAACTCGCTGCTGCAGGCTGCCTTGTCCAAACTCCAGGCCAAGCACCGGAACGTCAGGATCATCTACGCCGATTATTTCGGCCCTGTCATGGACATGGTGGTGTCGCCTCACAAGTTTGGTCAGCCAACTATCATGCATAAAATATGATATATGCCTGAAGGAATCTACTCCTATGTTAGTTAGCGCTGTGGTTGACTTTGATGGATATGCATGATTGCAGGTTTTCAAGATGTACTTTCTGTGTGCTGTGGAGGACCTGGAAGGTACATGTACAATGCATCAGTTCGATGTGGCGATGCAGCTGCAACAACATGCGTTGATCCCTCTGCTCGTCTGTACTGGGCTGGCGTCCATCTGACCGAGGCGGCTAACAGATACATTGCAGGCCGCTGGCTGAACAAGATAAACTCACTGACAAGACCCAGCAGCAAGGGTGGAAAGTGAAGAAGGTATCCTCAAAAATTAGGGACGAGGCAACTTCAGTCAGTGGGCAGCCACGAGGATACCATGTTTATCGAAAATGACGAAGTACAAGCCTATGAACGATGCGTATGTCATACCCGTTATGTGTCTGATCAGTTGTATTGTTCTTTCAAATCAATAAAACTGATACATCGTCAATAAAATGAACATATGGAAGCTATGACATCTTTCCACAGGTACCGGGCGTGCAGACTTCGTACTCATGGAGCCAATTTTGCTATGATTTGAAAGTGTTCCTTTTGGTAGGAATATTTCTTGTTCACCCCTCCTTCCTCGAGCATCGTTTCTCGTTTTTGTGGGATTACTAGACACCTTGCAGGTTATTTTTTTTAACCTTGAAACACTGCTGTAAGGCAAGGCCCTATTTTGTAATTTTTTACTGCAGCAAAATTATTAGATAAACAAGGAATGAAAAAAACAGAGAAAAGTATACAAAATGAATGAAAAACCAATGTAACAAAAGTTACAATGGGTTGCACAGAGAGCAACTCAGAGTTGAGAATCAGTCCGATTCTGGAGAGGATCCAGATACTTGTGCTTTTTCCTGTCCCTGATTATTACCAAATGTCTGTGATTCAAAATCTTATCATTTCTTTGGGTCCTGATATTCTAACAACCCATATTTAAGATGTCCATGGGAATAACATGGAGTTCATCATAGAAGGCACTCATCATAGAAGTATATGTATATCTATGCTTCTCACGCAACATGGAGTTCCAGCGGCCTGGAGCAAAATTGCAGGTCCAGTGTAAGTGCATAGCATATAGTACTCCTCAACCACACTGCATAATGGATTTTCTTCAAAGAAGATTTTCTTACACATTATCATTAAAAATCACATAATTGTAGCTTCGTAAATGATGCAAAAGAATACCTATTGCCTCAATTGACTTGCAATTTTCCATATGTTGCAGAATCAGGCACCACCTGCCCCTCAGCACATGAATCTATGTTGTTTTAATTTATTTTATGGAACATGTCAAATAGGTTACAAAAGCTTTTTTTAGTGTGATGGACATGCTTAGTTCTGTTTTTCGTTGTTTATTTGCCTCTATTGGAACGATAAATCGCATGTGCACATGCGGCCACGCGAGGTCGTTATCAGCGCCGCTCCACCCCACGTGATTCGTGCGACTTCAATACATCGTACCCGTAAAATCTCCCCTGGTCAGCATACACCAGCTGGTATGGCACTCGTATTTGCCTCTGCGCCTACAGCAAGTGGCCCACATTGCAGCCTCATGCATTGAAACGGCTGGCGCGTCGATAGGAATTGATTGCATGGCAGTGCCAACGGCAAGCTGCACCAGGTGGGGACGAGACGCGCATTAATCACACTTAAGTCACAACGGCTAGCTGCATGATGCTCCTCTCGGTCTTTTTATGCTTCCCTGCTTCACCTGGCCATTCTAAGTTCTTTCCCTTCTCCATCTCTCCCAGCTTTGCCTGGCTTCCCAAGCATGTGTTCGTCCATGTCCCACAGTAGTTCAACACCACCTCCATCGCACCACACGGCCAATCAGATGCCATCCTCCTGTTCCTGAAACCAGAAAGAAAATGGAGTGTTTGTGTGATCCATCGAACATACTCGTATTTGTTCTCCAGTACTACCTCGTACccaaccaactttgtcatcaagGGCCGCATATTTGTTCTCCAGCTTAGGAGTTTTTTTGTCGTCTAGGTCCACAAGGTCTGATTCTGGCCTAAGTTCAACAGAATCCAATAAATCTGCAAATCTTCCACTCGGGTCGTCCTCGGTAACCTCTCGTAGCATGCCTAACCTCCCCGACTTGTTTTCAAAAACAACAGAATCGGGATAAACAGGCATCCCCCACGCCCCTCCCAAGCACACAGATCCGCTACTTGACCCCAAATTCGTCGACATGCTATGGAGGGCGGTGGAGATGGGGGGAGCTGATTAGAGGTCGACATCACTCTGATGCgataatcctccttttctaaaaacacGGAGGAATCAACAGACAGAAGCAAAGATTCGACGGCTAACCTGAATTTCTCTGTTTCTACACAAGCCATCCCCTCTTTCCCCTCCTGAGCTTCAACTTGGACGAGGCTCGAAGATGTACAGTACTAAAGAACCAGGGAAAGCATTTATGACCCAACGTCAAGAGCACTTATgccaccccccacccccccacccctCAACGAACTGCGGGTAACAGACAAGGTTGTATTCTCCTACAAACATAAATTCGTCGTGGACCACTCACTGACTCACAAAGGGGTATACGGGACGTATCCCATTTAGTAAGCAATTACGATGTGCAGTATTGCGCGTGGGGCTATATTAGGTAGCAATCACAAAAGCTCTCACGGACGCTCGCGATTACGGCATCACGTGGCCGCATGTCCTGAAAATTCGCGTCCCTATTGGAACTACTAAAATATGATATTCGAAGTTTCAAAAGGTGAACGTGTGCATTTATTACCCATTTCTAACCTCGTGTATTTTttcctcgaaaaggaggatgagccCCTGCCGCTGCACATTCTTCGTCTACTTAACCCTATAATAATTGTCCATGATTATGCATTAGGTCACCTTGGTTTTGGGAAATGTATTATGTAAGTGATTTGTACTTGTAAATATAACGTGCAAGAAAATCTTGGTGTTGCAAAAACGAGGGTTGACGCTTTGTTTTTTCAGTTTATCTTGATACTCTAAATTTTATCCTTGATCTTCTAATATTAATGAATTTGTTACTGGTGCATATGAGAACGTAAAATTTCTAGTCAAGTCCTGATGTAtactgcgaaccaacctgtggttggatggttagagggaaagTGGTATCCCCAAGCCACCAGGGATGccagctcagtctctcgaaggtgctcataagggtagggcgtgcgtgtgtgcgttcataagggtgagtgtatgcgcgtctatatgagcgcttgcgtccgtACTGTGTTCAAAAAAAGTCCCGATGTATACTTCTTTTTGTTAAGTAAAAGGAACATTTCGTGGTACTACAGATCGTGACTCAAGAGCTGACCTTCACTTATGATTTGGGGTACCCAAAATAATTTGTGTTATAAAAAAGGACAAAGACATGTTATATTGTAGCGTGAGCTACCGATGGACTTGACTTAACGCGCATTTCCAAACTGCACCGATTGGAAAATCCATATGTAATTGGTTGCTTGCCATGCTTAACTGGATTGTTTTTATAGTTAGTACAAGCAACAAAGTATGTTAATAGAGAGATAGATAGGAAGCCATTCGTTACTAtttgtggggagtaacttagagtagtagcATGCATACCTTACTACTTTATGTTACTACCTTTATAGTGAAAAGTGTCATATGTGTAGTCACATACACATGCTTATTTATTGTTTTGTAtactcattttgcattggaaagcgtTACATGATGGTAATATATTAGGTTACTCTatttacctctctcctcattatctATTTGCCACATCAACATTTTTACTTATGTGGCATCTGTGTTACTAGTATCTATGTTGCTCCCACTATAACCAGACTTAGGACGCCGTGAGGGTTGCACAATAATGTCTGTACAAGTTGGTCCTACCTCGTGATTCCATCGAACGTTGTGCCGCTAAGTTGACTAGGACTCTATGGCCCCGGAAGCAAATGGGCCAGCACCACTTATCGTTGGTGGACAAGATGCCCTCATAGTTTAACTCCAAACTCTGCCGGGTAGACAAGTAGTATAACACTTGGTAGCCATCACAGACGTCTTTATTTTTACACCAGCTTGACTATTTTATCTTCTTGTTTGCATATTTCAACGGCGTTCGTTGGAAGGAAGTTgggacttgggagtaacataccgctATGTCGTGCCCGGCCGGCCTCCTCAATATATATTGTTGTTGTTCC is drawn from Triticum dicoccoides isolate Atlit2015 ecotype Zavitan chromosome 6B, WEW_v2.0, whole genome shotgun sequence and contains these coding sequences:
- the LOC119324671 gene encoding GDSL esterase/lipase At5g45910-like; translation: MRTLVCATFLILHLSFSMPVICSPSGAPHYQSIFSFGDSLADTGNGPVIFPQFSIFNPVTRPPYGSTFFGRPSGRDCDGRLIIDFIAENLGLPYVPATQAHNGSFHQGANFAVAAATTLDASFYHERDIPGAPSKFPLNTSLGVQLEWFESMKPSLCRTDRECKEFFGSSLFFVGEFGVNDYHFSFQKKTVQEVRSLVPDIVATISMAIERLITEHGARSLVVPGVIPSRCSPPILTKFAEASPAAYDSKTGCLKAYNELGMHHNSLLQAALSKLQAKHRNVRIIYADYFGPVMDMVVSPHKFGFQDVLSVCCGGPGRYMYNASVRCGDAAATTCVDPSARLYWAGVHLTEAANRYIAGRWLNKINSLTRPSSKGGK